Proteins encoded by one window of Danaus plexippus chromosome Z, MEX_DaPlex, whole genome shotgun sequence:
- the LOC116777623 gene encoding GRB2-associated-binding protein 2 isoform X1 codes for MSKNIVYEGWLTKSPPSKRIWRTKWRRRWFALRQSGELPGQYFLDYYSDRHCRRLKGSIDLDCCDQVDAGLHMERDNNGSLNRKLRGCVFTIQTNIRTYHLEADSEEEMEKWVDAICRACGLRATDESTNAVGLYQNITLNERENIGTKVINDSNVTGGARKRTHTTTFRNNKPSSTRGKSKVKTNTKQTPIERHDQGTMTVMDDYPSGEGTGPYIPISECITGVRTQDTQTAFTFDPKNIVISSNKKVGSSRSYTYLTQPQIRVNNVELSENESNLSEDECRSLSASQFNMGDWTVAKSFKRLSVHPQSQEGFNADGPPVPPRPPKTFAMSKDLTRAKDSFQGQKFQETVDVHECSSPFPWVRLPRRMSQGAPTSPGRSVISHARTDDEDDVSMGHSLQYCNLSSLPPAVDRALKPRHSTHSIGNITAGHKTACRASDEIKSETLQYLDLDLPAPSSPSKFKESARKTSIVHGKSLSSDECAYKTVDFLKTEAFNITRQDAEASRSIQQ; via the exons GTTTGCCTTGCGACAGTCAGGTGAGCTACCAGGACAATACTTTCTCGACTACTATTCCGATCGACACTGTAGGAGGTTGAAGGGGTCTATCGATTTGGATTGCTGTGATCag gttgATGCTGGATTGCATATGGAAAGGGATAATAACGGATCATTAAATCGCAAACTCCGTGGTTGTGTGTTCACAATCCAAACTAACATTCGCACTTATCACTTGGAGGCTGATTCTGAGGAAGAAATGGAAAAGTGGGTTGATGCTATATGCAGAGCGTGTGGCCTCAGAGCTACGGACGAATCAACAAATGCTGTCG GTCTATATCAGAATATAACGCTAAATGAGAGAGAAAATATTGGAACAAAGGTAATAAATGATTCCAATGTCACAGGGGGTGCGAGAAAAAGGACTCACACCACCACATTTAGGAACAATAAGCCTTCGTCTACACGAGGCAAGTCCAAAGTGAAGACAAACACGAAGCAAACGCCTATAGAAAGACATGATCAGGGTACAATGACGGTTATGGATGATTATCCCTCCGGCGAAGGCACTGGCCCATACATACCAATATCTGAATGCATAACTGGAGTTCGGACACAG GACACCCAAACAGCGTTTACCTTTGACCCCAAGAACATCGTTATCAGCTCGAATAAGAAAGTCGGTAGCTCAAGAAGCTATACCTATTTGACGCAACCACAAATAAGAGTAAATAATGTTGAACTATCAGAAAATGAATCAAATCTCAGTGAAGACGAATGCCGGTCCCTCAGCGCTAGTCAATTCAATATgg GGGATTGGACTGTTGCAAAGTCTTTTAAAAGGCTATCTGTGCATCCTCAAAGCCAAGAAGGCTTCAACGCTGatg GTCCCCCCGTACCACCTCGGCCGCCGAAGACCTTCGCCATGAGCAAGGATCTCACGCGAGCGAAGGATTCCTTCCAAGGACAAAAATTTCAGGAAACTGTTGATGTTCATGAGTGTTCT TCTCCTTTCCCCTGGGTTCGCTTGCCACGTCGCATGTCACAAGGTGCGCCGACATCACCAGGAAGATCCGTGATCAGCCACGCCAGGACTGATGATGAAGATGACGTTTCAATGGgccat TCGCTGCAGTATTGCAACTTGTCGTCTCTGCCGCCGGCCGTAGATCGCGCTTTGAAGCCACGGCACTCGACTCACAGCATAGGCAATATAACCGCTGGACAT AAAACAGCGTGCAGGGCTAGCGATGAGATCAAGTCGGAGACTTTGCAGTACTTGGATCTCGATCTACCCGCCCCCAGCTCGCCGTCTAAATTCAAG GAATCAGCAAGGAAGACGTCTATAGTCCACGGTAAGTCGTTGTCATCCGACGAGTGCGCGTATAAAACGGTCGACTTCTTGAAGACCGAGGCGTTCAATATTACTCGCCAGGACGCTGAAGCGTCTAGAAGTATCCAGCAATGA
- the LOC116777623 gene encoding GRB2-associated-binding protein 2 isoform X2 has product MSKNIVYEGWLTKSPPSKRIWRTKWRRRWFALRQSGELPGQYFLDYYSDRHCRRLKGSIDLDCCDQVDAGLHMERDNNGSLNRKLRGCVFTIQTNIRTYHLEADSEEEMEKWVDAICRACGLRATDESTNAVGGARKRTHTTTFRNNKPSSTRGKSKVKTNTKQTPIERHDQGTMTVMDDYPSGEGTGPYIPISECITGVRTQDTQTAFTFDPKNIVISSNKKVGSSRSYTYLTQPQIRVNNVELSENESNLSEDECRSLSASQFNMGDWTVAKSFKRLSVHPQSQEGFNADGPPVPPRPPKTFAMSKDLTRAKDSFQGQKFQETVDVHECSSPFPWVRLPRRMSQGAPTSPGRSVISHARTDDEDDVSMGHSLQYCNLSSLPPAVDRALKPRHSTHSIGNITAGHKTACRASDEIKSETLQYLDLDLPAPSSPSKFKESARKTSIVHGKSLSSDECAYKTVDFLKTEAFNITRQDAEASRSIQQ; this is encoded by the exons GTTTGCCTTGCGACAGTCAGGTGAGCTACCAGGACAATACTTTCTCGACTACTATTCCGATCGACACTGTAGGAGGTTGAAGGGGTCTATCGATTTGGATTGCTGTGATCag gttgATGCTGGATTGCATATGGAAAGGGATAATAACGGATCATTAAATCGCAAACTCCGTGGTTGTGTGTTCACAATCCAAACTAACATTCGCACTTATCACTTGGAGGCTGATTCTGAGGAAGAAATGGAAAAGTGGGTTGATGCTATATGCAGAGCGTGTGGCCTCAGAGCTACGGACGAATCAACAAATGCTGTCG GGGGTGCGAGAAAAAGGACTCACACCACCACATTTAGGAACAATAAGCCTTCGTCTACACGAGGCAAGTCCAAAGTGAAGACAAACACGAAGCAAACGCCTATAGAAAGACATGATCAGGGTACAATGACGGTTATGGATGATTATCCCTCCGGCGAAGGCACTGGCCCATACATACCAATATCTGAATGCATAACTGGAGTTCGGACACAG GACACCCAAACAGCGTTTACCTTTGACCCCAAGAACATCGTTATCAGCTCGAATAAGAAAGTCGGTAGCTCAAGAAGCTATACCTATTTGACGCAACCACAAATAAGAGTAAATAATGTTGAACTATCAGAAAATGAATCAAATCTCAGTGAAGACGAATGCCGGTCCCTCAGCGCTAGTCAATTCAATATgg GGGATTGGACTGTTGCAAAGTCTTTTAAAAGGCTATCTGTGCATCCTCAAAGCCAAGAAGGCTTCAACGCTGatg GTCCCCCCGTACCACCTCGGCCGCCGAAGACCTTCGCCATGAGCAAGGATCTCACGCGAGCGAAGGATTCCTTCCAAGGACAAAAATTTCAGGAAACTGTTGATGTTCATGAGTGTTCT TCTCCTTTCCCCTGGGTTCGCTTGCCACGTCGCATGTCACAAGGTGCGCCGACATCACCAGGAAGATCCGTGATCAGCCACGCCAGGACTGATGATGAAGATGACGTTTCAATGGgccat TCGCTGCAGTATTGCAACTTGTCGTCTCTGCCGCCGGCCGTAGATCGCGCTTTGAAGCCACGGCACTCGACTCACAGCATAGGCAATATAACCGCTGGACAT AAAACAGCGTGCAGGGCTAGCGATGAGATCAAGTCGGAGACTTTGCAGTACTTGGATCTCGATCTACCCGCCCCCAGCTCGCCGTCTAAATTCAAG GAATCAGCAAGGAAGACGTCTATAGTCCACGGTAAGTCGTTGTCATCCGACGAGTGCGCGTATAAAACGGTCGACTTCTTGAAGACCGAGGCGTTCAATATTACTCGCCAGGACGCTGAAGCGTCTAGAAGTATCCAGCAATGA